A genomic window from Candidatus Poribacteria bacterium includes:
- a CDS encoding cupin domain-containing protein: MNKQKPIILNQAELDWETWDDPDLAAKSPVRWKILISGERGPSSQLSTGIAEMTPGTLLPLHHHAPAETYYVISGQGYVTVGDQEASLSPGASVFIPANAKHSLRCTGTENLVFLFTFAADRFDEIVYHFDA; this comes from the coding sequence ATGAATAAACAAAAACCCATTATCCTCAACCAAGCGGAACTTGACTGGGAAACTTGGGACGACCCAGACCTCGCTGCCAAGAGTCCAGTCCGTTGGAAAATTCTTATATCGGGTGAACGCGGACCCAGTAGCCAACTCTCTACCGGAATAGCAGAAATGACACCGGGTACCCTTCTCCCACTTCATCACCATGCCCCAGCGGAGACATACTACGTCATCAGCGGTCAGGGGTATGTAACAGTAGGCGATCAAGAGGCATCACTCAGTCCCGGTGCATCTGTCTTCATACCCGCTAATGCGAAGCATTCGCTCCGCTGCACGGGCACCGAGAACTTGGTTTTCCTATTCACCTTCGCAGCAGATCGGTTCGACGAAATTGTCTACCATTTCGATGCGTAA
- the ilvD gene encoding dihydroxy-acid dehydratase, whose amino-acid sequence MSNTLKPRSYAITDGPDRAAARTMLMFGDGGLSPEDLDKPIIGVANTWIEIGPCNFHLRRLAAKVKEGIREAGGTPLEFNTVSISDGITMGTEGMKTSLISREIIADSIELVSIGNMFDAVVALCGCDKTVPGTVMALARLDIPSLTLYGGSIMPGKFQGRDVTIQDVFEAVGQHAEGTITVEELDDLISKGCPGPGACGGQFTANTMATAVEMLGIAPLGSGSVPAVAADKDQEAYRTGQLVMDMLAADRRPSQIITRKSLENAITSVAATGGSTNGVLHLLAIAHEAQIPLTLEDFHAISQKTPVLADLKPGGQFVATDLYEAGGIPFLAKRLAEAGLLHTDELTVTGKSIGEEATAATETEGQQVVRPVNAPLKPTGGFAILRGNLAPDGCVIKLAGQDKTLHRGPARIFDREEDTFAAIKGGQIQPGDVVVIRYEGPTGGPGMREMLGVTAAIVGAGLSEDVALLTDGRFSGATHGFMICHVAPEAARGGPIAILQEGDEIVIDAKERRLDVNLSDTEIQERFEQWTPPEPRYARGVMAKYANSVSSASEGAVTG is encoded by the coding sequence ATGTCCAATACGTTGAAACCCCGAAGTTATGCGATTACTGACGGACCTGATCGCGCCGCCGCACGCACGATGCTCATGTTCGGCGATGGTGGATTATCCCCAGAAGATCTTGATAAACCGATTATCGGGGTTGCTAATACTTGGATCGAAATAGGTCCTTGTAACTTTCATCTGAGACGGCTCGCAGCCAAAGTCAAAGAAGGGATCCGCGAGGCGGGTGGAACACCCCTTGAATTCAATACTGTCAGTATCTCCGACGGTATTACTATGGGCACCGAGGGCATGAAAACCTCGCTTATCAGTCGGGAAATCATCGCCGACTCGATTGAGTTAGTGTCCATCGGTAACATGTTTGATGCTGTTGTTGCACTCTGTGGATGCGATAAGACCGTCCCCGGCACTGTCATGGCACTCGCACGGTTAGATATTCCGTCGCTCACACTTTACGGCGGATCGATCATGCCGGGCAAATTTCAGGGCCGTGATGTCACCATCCAAGATGTGTTCGAAGCCGTCGGGCAGCATGCTGAGGGTACAATAACCGTCGAAGAACTGGACGATCTGATTAGTAAAGGGTGTCCAGGTCCCGGTGCATGCGGAGGTCAATTTACCGCCAACACTATGGCAACAGCCGTTGAAATGTTAGGCATTGCTCCGCTGGGAAGCGGAAGTGTCCCTGCCGTCGCGGCGGACAAGGATCAAGAGGCATACAGAACCGGACAACTCGTTATGGACATGCTTGCCGCTGACCGGAGACCGAGTCAAATTATCACCCGCAAGTCGCTTGAGAATGCGATTACGTCTGTCGCCGCGACCGGTGGTTCCACCAACGGTGTCCTTCACCTGCTTGCTATCGCGCACGAGGCACAGATTCCGTTGACGCTTGAGGATTTTCACGCCATTAGTCAAAAGACGCCTGTATTGGCGGATCTGAAGCCGGGTGGACAATTCGTCGCGACCGATCTCTATGAGGCAGGTGGCATTCCGTTCTTGGCGAAGCGTTTGGCAGAGGCAGGCTTGCTCCACACCGATGAACTCACCGTCACAGGCAAATCCATCGGAGAAGAGGCAACTGCGGCGACCGAAACCGAGGGACAGCAGGTGGTCAGACCTGTCAATGCCCCCCTCAAACCGACGGGTGGGTTTGCCATTTTGAGGGGTAACCTCGCGCCAGATGGGTGTGTTATCAAGTTAGCCGGTCAGGATAAAACGCTCCATCGGGGTCCCGCCCGTATTTTTGATCGTGAAGAAGATACTTTTGCCGCTATCAAAGGTGGACAGATTCAGCCCGGGGATGTAGTGGTTATCCGTTACGAAGGACCCACAGGTGGTCCCGGTATGCGTGAGATGTTAGGTGTAACGGCAGCCATTGTCGGGGCAGGCTTGAGTGAAGATGTCGCTCTTTTAACCGACGGCAGGTTCTCTGGTGCGACACACGGGTTCATGATCTGTCATGTCGCCCCTGAAGCCGCAAGAGGTGGTCCCATCGCTATCCTCCAAGAGGGAGACGAAATCGTGATTGATGCTAAGGAACGACGACTCGATGTTAATCTCTCCGACACTGAAATCCAAGAGCGTTTTGAGCAGTGGACACCGCCTGAGCCGCGCTATGCTCGCGGGGTGATGGCGAAGTATGCCAATTCGGTTTCTTCTGCTTCCGAAGGTGCTGTGACGGGATAG
- a CDS encoding lactonase family protein: MQTHVYLSIAGENRIAIYTLEVSSGDIEFQENIAVSGSPGPLARSRCGNYLYAGLRSSREIASFRIDEKTKHLTHLRTVQLDADTCYIATDKTGNFLLSAYYGAGKVTVHTIGNDKTVQGDPLQTIETDIHAHCIETDASNRFAFVPHTVPRNAIYQFQFDEKAGTLTENPVGNLNPGAPIGPRHFCFHPNKPILYFSNEQGSSVSAYTLEEGEHPGILMDLQEDLSTLPADFDGDNTCAQIHIDPQGTFLYVSNRGHDSIAEFAIDEESGKLSVVGHRLTEPTPRVFNIDATGTLLFVGGQGSGKLATYRIHRESGALAPLGNYTVGESPMWVLFV, translated from the coding sequence ATGCAAACGCATGTCTATCTCTCCATAGCAGGAGAAAACAGAATCGCCATTTACACACTGGAGGTCTCCAGCGGCGACATTGAATTTCAGGAAAATATCGCTGTTAGCGGTTCTCCTGGTCCGTTAGCACGCTCACGCTGCGGTAACTATCTCTATGCTGGGCTGCGATCCAGCCGAGAAATCGCAAGTTTCCGTATCGATGAAAAGACCAAACATCTCACCCACCTACGAACAGTCCAACTGGATGCGGATACGTGTTATATTGCGACAGACAAAACTGGGAATTTCCTGCTTTCCGCCTATTACGGTGCTGGCAAGGTTACTGTGCATACCATCGGCAACGATAAGACCGTCCAAGGTGACCCCCTTCAAACCATCGAGACGGATATACACGCCCACTGCATCGAAACAGATGCCTCAAATCGGTTTGCGTTTGTGCCGCATACCGTGCCTCGAAATGCGATCTATCAGTTTCAATTCGATGAGAAAGCAGGCACCCTCACAGAAAATCCGGTGGGAAACCTCAATCCGGGTGCCCCAATCGGGCCACGGCACTTCTGCTTTCACCCGAACAAACCGATCCTTTATTTTTCAAACGAACAAGGGTCGAGCGTCTCCGCATACACCCTTGAAGAAGGAGAACACCCAGGAATCTTGATGGATTTACAGGAAGATTTGTCTACACTCCCCGCGGATTTTGATGGAGATAATACCTGTGCTCAGATACACATCGATCCACAGGGAACATTTCTCTATGTTTCCAATCGAGGGCATGACAGTATCGCAGAATTCGCAATCGACGAAGAGAGCGGGAAACTCAGTGTTGTCGGACATCGGTTAACCGAACCGACGCCGCGTGTTTTCAACATTGACGCAACCGGCACCCTTCTCTTTGTTGGTGGCCAAGGATCAGGTAAACTCGCTACCTACCGCATCCATCGAGAGAGTGGAGCGTTGGCACCACTTGGCAATTATACAGTCGGGGAAAGCCCGATGTGGGTGCTTTTTGTATAG
- a CDS encoding thiolase family protein, giving the protein MATTPDVVIVSAARTAVGRAGRGTLKNTRPDELAAAALRGVIERLPQFDPNAVDDVIIGCATHEGPQGYNVARIASLRAGFPVSVPALTINRFCASGLETIAMGAEQILSGRAEVVVAGGVESMSQVPFGVNLSPNPALIEHAPDAYLSMGLTAENLARKYDISRGAQDAYAYQSHHKAIAAIDAGKFKEEIVPLTIEETHFDSKNTSDTICSLFDTDEGPRRDTSPEALTSLKPVFHVDGTVTAGNASQMSDGGAAVVLMSEARAETEGYTPLAHFVSYATAGVSPEIMGIGPVPAIPKALATAGLTLADIDVIELNEAFAVQALAVIQEAELTPEKVNVNGGAVALGHPLGCTGTKLTVSLINEMRRQNHRYGMVTMCVGGGMGAAGIFSLASSKE; this is encoded by the coding sequence ATGGCAACGACACCAGACGTGGTTATCGTATCTGCAGCACGAACAGCCGTAGGCAGAGCGGGGAGAGGGACACTCAAAAACACACGTCCAGATGAACTCGCTGCGGCTGCCCTTCGCGGTGTGATCGAGAGACTTCCACAGTTTGATCCCAATGCCGTAGACGATGTCATCATCGGATGTGCCACACATGAGGGACCGCAGGGGTACAACGTTGCCCGTATCGCCAGTTTACGCGCTGGCTTTCCGGTTTCCGTTCCGGCACTGACAATCAACCGATTCTGTGCATCGGGTTTAGAAACAATAGCGATGGGAGCGGAGCAGATTCTATCCGGGCGTGCCGAAGTCGTCGTTGCTGGGGGTGTGGAGAGTATGAGCCAAGTGCCCTTTGGGGTCAATCTTTCGCCGAACCCTGCACTCATAGAACACGCCCCTGATGCCTACCTCAGCATGGGATTGACTGCCGAAAACTTGGCGCGAAAGTATGATATATCTCGCGGCGCACAAGACGCTTATGCATACCAGAGCCATCACAAGGCGATCGCAGCGATTGATGCAGGTAAATTCAAAGAAGAGATTGTGCCACTGACAATAGAAGAGACGCACTTCGACTCGAAAAATACGTCCGACACTATCTGTTCTCTGTTTGATACGGATGAAGGCCCGCGCCGAGATACGTCTCCAGAAGCATTGACATCTCTGAAACCTGTTTTTCATGTAGATGGAACTGTGACAGCTGGTAATGCCTCTCAGATGAGCGATGGTGGTGCTGCTGTTGTTTTGATGTCCGAAGCGCGAGCAGAAACTGAAGGTTACACCCCCTTAGCCCATTTCGTCAGTTACGCGACAGCAGGTGTCTCTCCTGAAATCATGGGGATCGGACCGGTTCCTGCAATCCCAAAAGCCCTCGCGACTGCCGGATTAACTTTAGCCGATATAGATGTCATAGAGTTAAATGAAGCGTTTGCGGTGCAAGCCCTCGCTGTGATCCAAGAGGCGGAATTAACACCCGAAAAGGTGAACGTCAATGGTGGCGCAGTTGCCCTGGGACATCCCCTCGGTTGCACAGGTACCAAACTCACCGTCAGTTTGATTAACGAAATGCGGCGGCAAAATCACCGATATGGCATGGTAACGATGTGTGTCGGTGGAGGTATGGGTGCTGCTGGCATTTTTAGTCTTGCCTCGAGTAAGGAATAG
- a CDS encoding dTMP kinase — MARRGIFITFEGIEGAGKTTQSQRLATALGPDVVLTREPGGTHISERIRDIFLTSDDITPMTELLLIAAARTQHIDERIRPALDANRTVICDRFIDATVAYQGYRGGIDLSFIHQLNHIATGGLTPDITFILDLSPEIGLSRQQHSGAHRDRLDKESLESHRKVREGYLSVANANPHRIKLIDATQSPDAIHAEVLAEYQDYAW; from the coding sequence ATGGCACGACGCGGAATTTTTATTACATTTGAAGGTATAGAAGGGGCGGGTAAGACGACACAATCACAACGCTTGGCAACCGCGCTGGGACCGGATGTCGTACTCACCCGTGAACCCGGTGGCACCCACATTTCGGAACGGATACGCGACATCTTTCTAACCTCAGACGATATAACACCCATGACAGAACTGCTTCTCATTGCCGCCGCACGCACACAACACATAGATGAACGGATACGCCCAGCGTTAGACGCAAACCGCACTGTCATCTGTGATAGGTTTATTGATGCCACTGTGGCGTATCAAGGTTATCGCGGCGGCATTGACCTTTCGTTCATTCACCAATTAAATCACATCGCCACGGGTGGGTTGACACCTGATATCACCTTTATCCTCGACCTGTCCCCAGAAATCGGACTCTCGCGCCAACAGCACAGTGGAGCACATCGCGACCGTCTGGACAAAGAATCGTTGGAATCTCACCGAAAGGTTCGTGAGGGATACCTATCCGTCGCGAACGCGAACCCCCATCGCATCAAACTGATAGACGCTACACAGTCGCCAGATGCTATTCACGCCGAAGTCTTAGCCGAATATCAAGACTACGCATGGTAG
- a CDS encoding sodium-translocating pyrophosphatase, whose amino-acid sequence MRDIAYQRRWLNWKTFLTSLPILNLATVAFAQTDAAPSVPPVWWIAPIGALIALGFAYHFYRAVMKQDEGNERMRDIAQSVREGAMAYLRQQYKVVGIVFAILCLIFIFMAFVLNAQNKVVPFAFLTGGFFSGLCGFLGMKTATNASARTTSAAMEGLNAGLKVSFRAGAVMGLIVVGFALLDITGWFLILYYLFPKILPGFLEVNPLPQITVIMLSFGMGASTQALFARVGGGIYTKAADVGADLVGKVETGLAEDDPRNPAAIADNVGDNVGDVAGMGADLYESYAGSILATAALGVAAVAAKDHSDIALQLKYLSAPMIIAGIGVILSILGIYMVRTKEGATMKQLMGSLNLGINGSAVGIAVVSLPVLIYLGLPNMWQIWGAIIAGLVAGLIIGKVTEIFTSHDYSPTRAIAKQAQTGPATVIIEGIAVGMESTAIPVVTIVAAVAVSYYLPGGAAEPLMGLYGVGIAAVGMLATLGITLATDAYGPIADNAGGNAEMAELDKSVRERTDQLDALGNTTAATGKGFAIGSAALTALALLAAYLEEIRYGLIHLAHKDTLVIPGEGSVDTLKVSVSQFMDYYDVTLMNPQVLIGLFIGAVMAFYFCALTMKAVGRAAGAMVEEVRRQFREKPGIMKGEEKPDYARCVEISTVGAQREMIFPSLIAIVVPVAVGLVFDVAGVLGLLAGGLATGFVLAIMMANAGGAWDNAKKFIEEGKHKDEYGEKGSEPHKATVVGDTVGDPFKDTSGPSLNILIKLMSMVSVVFAGLIAKYGGVFSSWLGI is encoded by the coding sequence ATGCGTGATATCGCTTACCAGCGACGGTGGCTAAATTGGAAGACATTTCTGACATCCCTGCCCATTCTAAATTTAGCCACCGTGGCTTTTGCCCAAACAGATGCCGCACCGAGTGTACCGCCGGTGTGGTGGATTGCCCCAATTGGTGCACTCATCGCCTTAGGTTTTGCCTACCACTTCTACCGCGCTGTGATGAAACAGGACGAGGGGAACGAAAGGATGCGCGACATCGCACAATCCGTGCGTGAAGGCGCCATGGCGTATCTCAGGCAACAATACAAAGTGGTGGGCATCGTTTTTGCTATACTCTGTCTCATCTTTATATTCATGGCTTTTGTCCTTAATGCCCAAAATAAAGTCGTACCCTTTGCCTTTCTCACGGGTGGCTTTTTCTCAGGCCTCTGCGGTTTCCTCGGCATGAAGACCGCAACTAACGCTTCTGCCCGCACGACAAGTGCCGCCATGGAGGGACTCAATGCAGGATTAAAGGTCTCATTCCGTGCGGGTGCAGTCATGGGATTAATAGTTGTTGGATTTGCCCTTCTTGATATCACTGGATGGTTCCTTATCCTCTATTACCTATTCCCCAAGATATTGCCCGGATTCTTAGAAGTAAACCCACTCCCACAGATTACTGTGATTATGCTGAGTTTCGGCATGGGTGCCTCAACGCAGGCACTCTTCGCCCGTGTTGGGGGTGGTATCTATACCAAAGCAGCGGATGTTGGCGCGGATCTGGTCGGAAAAGTTGAAACAGGACTTGCAGAAGACGACCCGCGGAACCCTGCGGCCATCGCAGATAACGTCGGTGATAACGTCGGCGATGTCGCAGGCATGGGGGCAGACCTTTACGAATCCTATGCAGGTTCCATCTTAGCGACAGCCGCCCTTGGGGTCGCTGCTGTTGCTGCCAAAGATCACAGTGACATTGCCCTCCAGCTGAAATATCTCTCAGCCCCCATGATTATTGCGGGCATCGGCGTAATTCTTTCCATTTTAGGTATCTACATGGTGCGGACGAAAGAAGGCGCGACGATGAAACAGTTGATGGGTTCTCTGAACTTGGGCATCAACGGAAGTGCCGTCGGCATCGCGGTTGTTTCACTTCCCGTCCTCATCTATTTGGGGCTTCCGAACATGTGGCAGATTTGGGGTGCAATTATCGCTGGGCTTGTAGCAGGTTTGATTATCGGGAAAGTCACCGAGATCTTTACCTCCCACGACTATTCACCGACCCGTGCCATTGCGAAACAGGCACAAACCGGACCTGCGACTGTAATTATTGAAGGTATTGCTGTCGGTATGGAATCAACAGCAATTCCGGTGGTAACCATTGTCGCCGCAGTCGCTGTTAGTTATTACCTCCCCGGTGGGGCAGCCGAACCGCTGATGGGGTTATACGGGGTCGGCATTGCCGCTGTTGGTATGCTGGCGACGCTCGGAATCACGCTCGCCACAGACGCTTATGGACCCATCGCAGACAACGCTGGCGGAAACGCCGAAATGGCTGAACTTGATAAAAGTGTCCGAGAACGCACCGATCAATTAGATGCCCTCGGCAACACAACAGCTGCAACCGGCAAAGGATTTGCCATCGGATCCGCAGCACTGACAGCACTCGCACTCTTGGCTGCCTACTTGGAAGAAATTCGATACGGATTAATCCACTTAGCACATAAGGACACACTCGTCATACCCGGTGAGGGCAGTGTTGATACACTCAAGGTTTCGGTCAGTCAATTTATGGATTACTACGATGTTACCCTGATGAACCCGCAAGTCCTCATCGGATTGTTCATCGGTGCGGTGATGGCGTTCTATTTCTGTGCCTTGACGATGAAAGCGGTTGGACGTGCCGCCGGCGCTATGGTAGAAGAGGTCCGCCGTCAATTTCGTGAGAAACCGGGTATCATGAAAGGCGAAGAAAAACCGGATTACGCGCGATGTGTCGAAATCTCGACGGTGGGTGCGCAACGAGAGATGATCTTTCCATCACTCATCGCTATTGTTGTCCCTGTCGCAGTCGGTTTGGTTTTTGATGTTGCGGGTGTATTAGGGTTGCTGGCAGGAGGCTTAGCGACCGGTTTTGTTCTCGCAATTATGATGGCAAACGCTGGCGGCGCGTGGGATAACGCCAAGAAGTTTATCGAAGAAGGCAAACACAAAGACGAATACGGTGAAAAAGGCTCAGAACCGCACAAAGCCACTGTTGTTGGTGATACCGTTGGGGATCCGTTCAAAGATACCTCTGGTCCCTCGCTTAACATTTTGATTAAGCTGATGTCTATGGTATCTGTCGTGTTCGCTGGTCTCATCGCGAAATATGGTGGCGTATTTAGCAGTTGGTTGGGTATATAG
- the holB gene encoding DNA polymerase III subunit delta', with amino-acid sequence MTPAFLVLEEKVQNPIIGHQQIIDQLQHTVASGRIAGAYLFVGPAGVGKETVAHYFAQLIFCQQETQPPTVCGTCLACRKVDSGNHPDLQFIRPEGSLLKIGQIRELQRQVIYEPLEASRKIYILTDVDRMNPEAENCLLKTLEEPPAASVLILLTSNVQALLPTTRSRCQILQFRPMPTQELAEILVDKFSVVPKQATALAIAAGGSVGKALTQLENGDPLTEKVPEILRETDRLAAFRLAEDFKNNPETLGELVTWYRDLLFLQQGAPREFITHIYSVEELRTIVPYYSRLRIQQAIQTIFDTKSLLENTNTNATLALEVMCLKLLK; translated from the coding sequence ATCACGCCAGCTTTTCTTGTCTTGGAGGAAAAAGTGCAGAATCCGATTATTGGACACCAACAAATTATTGATCAACTTCAGCACACTGTAGCATCGGGACGAATTGCGGGTGCCTATCTTTTCGTGGGTCCAGCGGGAGTCGGTAAGGAGACGGTCGCTCACTATTTCGCGCAATTAATCTTTTGTCAACAAGAAACACAGCCTCCGACGGTGTGCGGCACATGCCTCGCCTGTCGAAAGGTAGATTCGGGGAATCATCCTGACCTACAATTCATTCGACCTGAGGGCAGCCTGTTGAAAATAGGACAGATTCGAGAGTTGCAAAGGCAGGTTATCTACGAGCCCCTCGAAGCAAGTCGGAAAATCTACATTTTGACAGACGTGGATCGGATGAACCCAGAAGCTGAAAACTGCTTACTCAAGACACTGGAAGAACCTCCCGCGGCATCCGTTTTAATTTTACTGACGTCAAACGTCCAAGCATTGCTGCCGACGACACGTTCCCGATGCCAAATTCTCCAGTTTCGTCCGATGCCCACACAAGAATTAGCAGAAATCTTAGTGGATAAGTTTTCAGTAGTGCCAAAGCAAGCAACAGCACTCGCAATTGCAGCGGGTGGATCCGTTGGCAAAGCACTCACGCAGCTTGAAAACGGTGATCCACTCACCGAAAAAGTACCGGAAATCCTCAGAGAGACGGATCGATTAGCCGCCTTCAGACTTGCCGAAGACTTTAAAAATAACCCTGAAACTTTAGGTGAGTTAGTCACCTGGTATAGAGATCTACTCTTCCTACAACAAGGCGCGCCCAGGGAATTCATAACGCACATTTATTCTGTTGAGGAACTCCGAACCATTGTTCCCTATTATTCCCGCCTACGTATACAACAAGCCATCCAAACCATTTTTGACACCAAATCCCTTCTTGAAAATACAAACACAAACGCGACTTTGGCTTTAGAGGTAATGTGTTTAAAACTACTCAAATGA
- a CDS encoding enoyl-CoA hydratase/isomerase family protein: MTDPKLIISNADASLMDIGNGIARLELHSKLNIIGDGMLEMFDAALDEVETNWTGMIVATEAKNFSVGLNLILLLERAKSKNWDAISATLRKLQAVCTRLRTASKPVVAATAGMALGGGCELAFGADAVQAFTGSHLGLVELRVGLIPGGGGTKEMAFRCLAGQSPTTPIQNLVPHVNRTFDTLRESKVSQNAADAVELGYLRGTDAVSLDQEAHFEDAKQLVISLHKADYRPPDPPQILVLGEEGIARLNLQTHLLRQAGTIDDYTQYLANKLAYVLCGGNLSVPQFVTEQYLLDLEHEVFLSLCGQEETHSRIEATLQRGKK, from the coding sequence ATGACAGATCCTAAACTTATCATCTCTAATGCAGATGCCAGTCTGATGGACATCGGTAATGGCATCGCCCGGCTTGAACTGCATAGCAAGTTGAACATCATAGGGGACGGAATGCTGGAGATGTTTGATGCTGCGTTGGATGAGGTAGAAACCAATTGGACAGGTATGATTGTCGCCACAGAAGCGAAGAATTTTTCGGTGGGACTCAACCTTATTCTCCTGTTGGAGCGCGCCAAGAGCAAAAATTGGGACGCTATTTCGGCAACACTCCGAAAACTACAAGCCGTCTGCACACGGCTTCGGACGGCATCAAAGCCGGTGGTGGCAGCGACAGCTGGTATGGCACTCGGTGGGGGATGCGAACTCGCATTCGGTGCTGATGCGGTGCAAGCCTTCACTGGGAGTCACCTCGGTCTCGTTGAACTCCGCGTGGGCCTAATTCCGGGTGGTGGTGGCACGAAAGAGATGGCATTTCGATGTCTGGCAGGGCAGTCTCCGACCACACCGATTCAGAATTTAGTTCCTCATGTGAATAGGACTTTTGATACGCTTCGTGAATCAAAGGTTTCACAGAACGCTGCGGATGCGGTGGAACTCGGCTACCTTCGTGGTACTGATGCCGTTTCATTAGATCAAGAGGCGCATTTTGAGGATGCCAAGCAACTTGTGATCTCATTGCACAAGGCAGATTATCGTCCACCTGATCCTCCGCAGATACTTGTACTTGGCGAAGAGGGAATCGCTCGCCTCAATCTACAAACACATCTCCTTCGGCAAGCGGGTACTATCGACGACTATACACAGTATCTTGCCAATAAATTGGCTTATGTCCTCTGTGGCGGCAACCTTTCAGTTCCACAATTCGTCACCGAACAATACCTGCTCGACTTGGAGCATGAAGTATTTCTCAGTCTTTGTGGACAGGAGGAAACCCATTCAAGAATAGAAGCGACGCTCCAGAGAGGTAAAAAGTAA